The sequence GTATGCTTATACCTGGGAGGACGGAGTTTACCTTGGTGCTGTACTTGAGAAAGAAAAGACGGCGCTTCTGTGTGTTGTGGGAGCGCGGGAGGATGAGGAAAAGGAGTTGCTGTTTATGGATCCTGGCTACCGCGAGAGCCCTGAATGAGGTCTACCCGACCACCGAACATCAGCGGTGCTGGAACCACCGTATCACGAATGTCCAGGCTAAACTGCCGAAACGTTATCAGGCAGAAGCACGCCGGCGATTGAGGGAGATGTACGAATCTCCAACGCAAAAAGAGTGCGAAGACCTACGCGACCGGTATGTCGCTGAACTCATGGGCAGAGAACAGCGGGCGGCTGCCGAGACGGTGCTCCGGGACTGGGATGACTTCGTCACTTTCTATCACTACCCCAAGGAGCACTGGATACACCTGAGGACTACCAACCCGATAGAACCCATCTTCAGCGGCGTAAGGCTGAGGACCGATGCTGCCAAACGCATGCGGCGGCGGGACAACGCCCTCTACCTGGTATTCAAAATCGTGGAGCGGCTAAGCCGGAACTGGAGAACTCTCAACGGCGGGGCCAATTTGATGACTCTGGTACTGGAGGGAAGCGAGTTTAAAGATGGTATCCTACAGCGAGAAAAGAGGCCTGACTTGGTAGGAGCGAGGAGCTAACAAGGAAGGTGCTGGAAGGAATTTCCACAACTCTTGACAAGACCTC comes from Dehalococcoidales bacterium and encodes:
- a CDS encoding transposase; this encodes MRKRSCCLWILATARALNEVYPTTEHQRCWNHRITNVQAKLPKRYQAEARRRLREMYESPTQKECEDLRDRYVAELMGREQRAAAETVLRDWDDFVTFYHYPKEHWIHLRTTNPIEPIFSGVRLRTDAAKRMRRRDNALYLVFKIVERLSRNWRTLNGGANLMTLVLEGSEFKDGILQREKRPDLVGARS